The Solenopsis invicta isolate M01_SB chromosome 1, UNIL_Sinv_3.0, whole genome shotgun sequence DNA segment caaaaaaatttttgagtaattggCTTGTTAGTACATCCAAAGAAATTGTCTCGTTAGTATGATATCAAAagaaatattctcaaaataaaataaaatatgagagaataaaattacttaaactTCCAAAATATTTTGGCAGATAAACGCAAATTGTTCACTGGtattatacgtatttttaatgaagttaaaatattttttaattaacctaaatgtttcataattattactaaTGTAAAAGATCAAAAcattattgacatttttatgtTCATTTGTATGTTCATaatatttgtatctttatataaagtaataactAAAAACTTAGTATGAGGCAATGCGAGGGACATTAGTTACATTAGTTTCATACTGGATTTTATGTACTCAATTCATTTAgtgtacaaatttatatatatatatatatatatatatatatatactattcatttagtgtacaaatatatatatatactatgcCTATATAAGGTGATAAAATGTAAGAatgatatatttgtattatattttactatagGTATGTGGAAAGCCTGTCCATGCATTGGATTTCTGTTCATTGCCTGTTGATGGTGAAAATGAGGGCTATGGACAGAAGCGTTTGTGCTTGCAATGCCATACTCAAGAAAATGTGAATGACATTATCGCCTCACAAGATTTTGAAGATTGGGGTGGTCAAATTTCAGCTGCACAAAAACCAAATAAGCCGAAAGGTACATATCTGCAAAATAGTTATGCACAGAATGCACTTCTGTTGCATTCAAAATTTATAGACGTACCCATTATAAAAAATGGCGGAGATGTGCAGCTGAAAGGCGTAAAAAATAAGCAGGTGGTGATAACGTTGCAAAACACGTGCAGTTTTGATAGCTTTTTCCAACTGTTCTTGTGCgcattatttgattataaaaaattcgcTGATGAACTTGCCAGTCATcaatgcaataatttctttaaaatggtGATGTACGTGAACAAGAAAGGCATCAACAAATCAACATATAAGCAAAGGTGCAATATTCTatgtgaaatatttgaaaagactGAATCAAAATTAGGCTGTTCGTCACTGTTGTGCAATACAACAATTGAGCATATTAGTCgccaaattttaaagaattacaaCCCCATGTTTATAGAGCGAAATATATGTGATCAAATTTGCATCAATAAGCAACGCACATTCGCGGTACTATCTATACGATTGGCATCATTAATGCACAAATCTTTTAATGAGGAAATCATAGAAGATATTTGCTTACATTctcaaagaaaatgtgaaacCGCAGGATGTGCTGGATTCGTGACAAAAGAACTAAGCTTACAaggtaataaatcattaaatagaagttaaaacattattatcaaaatgtgTGTATCTGTAAATTCCACTAGtacttttataattctattaacaccAATcgatttactattaaattttaactaaaagaaTTGTACTTATTCCTATAATAGAAAGTAGTTATTCATTTAAActtaaaaccaattttttttcacatatctaggcgagtatatattatttgaaatatacagCGATGAATTGGAGAATAATGAAATATTGCTCAAAAGATTACCAACGACGTTATTGTTGTCAATAACAAATTATGAATACAAGCTCCATGGCATAGTGGCAATGAAATTGCCAGCAATTACCACCCGCAGAAGTAATGACGAAATTATAGGGCATTACACTGCCATATGTTACAGGCAAGGAACCTGGGTAGAATATGATGACACGGCCAAatcaactaaaaaattaaataaccaaaaaaaattctctccacatttaataatgtatgttaaaaataagataaaggatatttaaaaatttatcattgctTATTATAAAACCCTATATATTAAATccctgaaaatattaataaagaattaaactgGCGTTCAGAACTTATCTAGATCAAGACATGAGATTTTCGATTCAGGATTGAAACACTTAATTtgtaagataatatataaataccttAATTCGGCAGTGATAGACTTCTAAAACATCTTATTACTTGAGATTTTACAggcgaaaacatttttatattaattttggaaGCTAGTATGAAGAACCTACTGTGATGGTTGATTTTCACCTAAGGGGGGGGGAGCACTTAACTCGCGAGTAGTATATCTTAAAAGCACCTAATTTACGCTTAGTTAatgcgtattttataaattttttgtattattatttaaagtactcTCTTGGCGTCACCAGCCCCAGGGGTGGATTTTCGCCTAAGGAAGGAAGCACTTAATTCGCGAGTAGTATATCTTAAAAGCACCTAATTTACGCGTAGTTAatgcgtattttataaattttttgtattattatttaaagtacttctTTCTTGGCGTCACCAGCCCCAGGGGTGGATTTTCGCCTAAGTGGGGAAACACTTAATTCGCGAGCAGTATATCTTAAAAGTACCTAATTTACGCGTAGTTAATGcgtattttataagttttttgtaTCATTATTGAAAGTACTTCTCTCTTGGCGTCACCAACCCCAGGGGTGGATTTTCGCCTAAGGGGGGAAGCACTTAATTCGCGAGTAGTATATCTTAAAAGCACCTAATTTACGCGTAGTTAatgcgtattttataaattttttgtaatattatttaaagtacttctcTCTTGGCGTCACCAGCCTCAGGGGTGTATTTTTGCCTAAGAGAGAGAGCACTTAATTCTCTGCTAGTATATTTATAAAGCActtaatttatacttattttctgtgtatcaattagttttttatttcaattatttatagcaCTTTTCTCTTGATTCCAATACTGTTAAGGGCTGTTTTTGGGCGAAGGGGTGGAGATACGTCACCGCGAGTTTTGTCGTTTAAAAGCACCTAAAAAGCACCTAATTATTCAaccctttttatttattttgggcTCTTGCTTCAATGATATTCGGGTGTGCTGCTAGCTTACGTCAAGCTGGCAGTACAaccttataaattaaatttccagAAAATAAGAAGAGcacctaatttttaaatagagcaCCTAATTAGCACCTAAAAAGCACCTAATTGTCATGCTgttgtttttcatttttgacaACTTTGTTCTGCTAGCTTGATAGACGTCATGAACGCGTGCTAGTAACCACAAATGTTATGCTGTTCCATGTCATCAAACGCACACTTATacgcaaatttttattaattaatttttaattgattatctAAGAATTCACAAAATTGTAGAAGGTTTTTGGTTTTGTTTAATCCTCTCTAGCAATAAAAGGTAATGTCATTAGGGGAGACTAAGGTTAAATGGCACCAGAGTTTTATTGATTATGTGcttttttctaatatatattttgaaagaaagaataaatacaaaatcGCGAAATCATCATTTTagaacgtaaatattttttcctgaatttcattaaaaccggaataatattacatttataaaaaaggaaaaactgaTTGAACAGTAGCATAGTAAATTTTTCagactcaaaattttatattaatatttttatagcgttagtaaataaaattaagtaacgAGTATTGTTAATTAGAGTAAAGCTTCTCGCAAGTGTATGATATTTTGggattaaatgcaatttttatttatacaatgattAAAATGAAGCAGAATGTGCGGTCGAGGTCAGTTAGTTACGAATACTTTATGAGAATTTGTCCGGGATGATTTCTGACGACATTTCAACGGCGACTGTCGTTGATCTCGGATATTCACCTCAAGAAAAGTCCTTAAGTTGATGACATTGAGACAATATAGACCATTCGCAAGGAACCTGCATTTGCTTcgcgaagaaaaaaagaagcagCACTAAGAAAGAGAAGCGAAATTTGTTTCCCTACTGCATCAGAGAGACGTAGCGttgtaattcatttttatgtGGAAAGATAGACAAAACGTTTCGAAAAAgagattcttttttattaataatgaaccTAAATATCaccaatttataaaaatgaataattataaaaataagaattcaaataaaaaaatatttaagcaaaATCGTGTAAATTTGCTATTCCTTATACTGACAACTTGCCTTAAATTTGTCTTCTACGATGTCAAATATAGGTACTTGCAATGCAACATGCAGGCAATAATGTATACAAGAtgtttgataattaatgattaaactCTCATATAGAAGTAGAATAAACTAAGCTAACACAAATACGACTACAATAAGTCAAAAAGTTTTGtatcattttgcaatttttgcaaaaagttaatgaattattaatttataaagaattcaCCCGCCAAATATGTGCTCAAAGAGATACGACCGTCCAGCGATTATCGTTGCTAAATGTACGAGAAAATATTTGTAGGTATGTTCTATGTAGGTTCCGAATTGctgcaatataatttataaacaataactTCTGTGATTCTAACACCTTGATCGCTGAGCGGCTGCATTTCACCACGCGATTAAATTTGGCGATGGGTCGAGCAAATTcgcttataaattaataatttattacctattgtaaaaattgcaaaataatatttttcatttttgactCAGTATACTCTATTCTACCTATGCGAGagtttaatcattaattattaaacacccCGTATGTATTGCTAGCAATTTAACGAGAGAACAGTTTCAAGTTACCTCACGTTGTCGGCAATATAATAGCATTACGTTagtcaataataatttacagatttacaataatttatggCAACTTAATGGTAATagcacatttaaataataatgattttaaagttGCCGCCAAGTTACTATTGCTAAGTTGCTATTACTAAAATGCTATATTGGCAAATCGCGTATTACCAACAGATATGGACTTAGTTGCTGCAATTATGAGCAACATATCATATGATTGCGTGCAATATATCAACAATGTACAAACTTGCTAGGGACTTTTTGGGAAGTAATTCAactgcatttttaaaataaaatttttggtttCTTGTAATTGCACATGTATAtctatctaaaatttaaaaaaattggagcAAAAaggatttttgaattttttcttgTTAGTTCCGTCAATCCATTATGCTTTATAAGCAAACTTTGCTCGTTTTGATATAGCTTACAGCCAGTCAAGGCTTGAGTGCTGAGTCGTGTTTAACGTCGGCAATCGCATGTAGCTCAGTTGATGAATAATAACTACACAAACACTTACTTAAGCAAAGACAATATTCAGCATGATAAGACTTTAgaaaatacttcaaaaatatttctaatgttaACAACAATTAAGAAATCGAGCATTcgtgtacataataaaaaattaatgtatatttacaatagaattaattcaaaagattagaatacgttataaatataaataaagattttagttTTAGAGCATTCATAATAAACTTCACCTAATTGCattagacaaaaaaataaaaaagatatttgtttatatttagttcaaaatttttgttaaatttctatttctttattattgcattttttaatctgaaaatacatattaaaaaataatgttaaaaataacatgtttattaattttaatttaaaaaattattgtcagtTCTGAATTAATTGCAATTGCGTAAATTtagttatatcatttaataatcaatattagtAATACacacaaaatgtataattgacAATGATCTATATGTAATTCTACACAGAAGATGACTTTCAGAACCGTCAGAGAGATTTAGTTCAACCGCAGCAGCTCAGCCGTCTTAAATTTCTAACACGTCCCTGAAGCGcctcgaattaatttttaagaacaaTTCCATGTATTTTAGACGTAAAACTGAAAACAGCACCACATCTTTCAGAACCgtctatgatttttatatttcaaaaagtcTCTTACGATCTTATGATCGTTTTcagatagaaaaatttaataatctaaaaagtaataatttacaaaaaagagatgtaaaataatacaaactGGATATTCGCTgaaattttgttctattttttatcTGGATTAAAATGTTTGCTTTTGTATTCTCTTACGTTTCTTTAATTCAATTAGTCTAGAACAATATATATCACACCGCTGTCGTAGAATACGCTGAGATAGAAAGTCTAGTAGTACACACACCTTGCACCTTGCATTTCTTCTCGATGTTCCCCAAAACTCTAGAAGCTTTTCATAAACCTTCTCGTCTCCTCTCGTTCCTTTTATTGTTACTTCTCTttatatctctctcttttttcgtGTACCCTCTCTCGCTGTTTCCTATCCCCAAATTCTCTTGAAAGCTCATGAATTTCCAACACACCGCCACCCTGCCCTCTTCGCGTCGCGTTAACTCGAGTACTACGTTTGTCTACGCAAACACTCGCATATTTACGCGAAGAGATACACATAATTAGATACGTACCCAGGTCGGCCTGGGTTCGCAGGAGTTAGTGCTGGCATGTACGTGCTGGCACAGTTTGTGCATTCCTACCCTATAAGCGCATAATATTCCtggaatattatatgaatattattaaaaattaaaataatattattgtaatattccgagaatatgatataatattttttaatatcttgggACTATTCTGTGGATGTTATATGTCcacttcatataatattttacaaatattattttaatgtccatggaatattattttaatatccgcgaaatattattttaatatccgtaGAATATTACTTTAACAtctgtgaaatattattttaatatccgtggaatattattttaatatccgcgaaatattaaaaaaatgttcttagaATATTATTCTGGTCCAAAATTGACGTTCATATAACATTCCTGGGatatcagattttatttttttaatgaaaattaatctatatttaaaatatttttatttaataaattgtttaatcaaaattttttattacaataaataataatatgccataaaatatatattccaatatttttattttaatacaaatgtacaaattttatacatattatatacctATTACAACatacatattacaaaataaatttctctgtATTATGTTCGTTATGCAGCAATGGTAATACAACGAATTTGTTTTTATACGGTAATacgaacattttatttttaattttgttcaatgGCCACATTTTTTCTTGCGAAAGCTGAGAAACCACATAAATTTGGAGTAAAGAAGATTCACATgggattgtaaataaattatcttttcgcTCGTATCTTTTCCcacaaatgattaattcttCCTTCTCAAAGtcgtaagaaaattttgttatttgtacaATGTCTCCATTTGTCAATATACAAcaattatcattaatagtatttactcgaaaacgataattaattgaaatagcTTCTGTATACAAAGGTGCTCTTTTTCCATTGGGCAAAATACAATAAGTATTTTGCGATTCGCTGACTACAAGTTTAGTTGTACGATAATCAGTCCTTTTCACGTTAGATTTAATTTCATGATACCGATTATACAATTGTTCTAAAGGTTGCGCATATTTTTTGACTACTCGTTTTAgatgctgtaaaaaattttcatatttaaatgcaCTGTAATTGTCTAATGGTCcaaatgtttttatatcttGTATAACGTGTATCAATCCATGTACATTATGCGATACAAAAGATTCATGATACAAATGTGGCATTGCATCCACAAATTTTTCTAACAGTTGACCTGCATATTCGATGTACTGACTATAATCATCACTACACAGAATTCGTACAGATACGTGTAAAACCAAGAAAtggttaaacaaatttttatctaaaatgttttttaaaacaacaGGACCGGTATATAAAAGCAATAATCTGTATTCGgttgctttaaaatatttaactaattGTAACGATCGAGGTTTACGTGAAAATTCGTTAGGAACAAACGATGCAATGTTTTCAAACAAAACGGATAAACGTTGTATACTTTGAGCATTTAAAGAATATGGTTGTTTTGATTACTTAACCATAAATATAAGAGTTTACGCATAACACCGAGGCATATTAAGTGCATGTATTCCAAAGGAATTTGATTAACAATATCAAAATCCGGAATGTCTGTCAAAATACTATGCCCTAAATGATAATTAggatcagttttatttttaaattcaaaatcatTTCGCAATTGTTCATGATTTAACATATAAACGCGCCTATGAGCATATTTGCCTTTTACATGGCATTTAGTACAACTATAATATCCGCAGTGACCtttgacatttaaaatatatgattttgctGGTGCATCAGCTATAACAGAAACAATTCGACAGTTATAATGTAATCCTTCAATTGTTATACCATTTTGACATACATCTTTAATATCATTTACAGTAGCACTTAAATAAAGATTACTATCATATGGCTTTTCAGGACCGTAATAAGCtccaataagaaaaatatcacTAGTATTTTTTACAGAACCTACAATAGGCCACAATGATGCACTTGATTTGAATAACGGAATACCATCTatgaaaattgatatttctaTTCCACTGagaaataattctttgtttgtatttaaaattgtttctgtAATTCCTTTTTGTAAACCTATGTGTATATATCTACCTGGTACCATGGATATGATATTTACTTTATTGCGAGGAGTATTCATCAATGTCTTTGATTGTATTGGTAAAGTTTGAAAACAAGAGTGCAATTTGAAATGATGTAACAACTCAGTCACAGCTGTATGACAAATATTATTCCTCAGTTtccaatttcttaaaaattcttttgtattctcgatctctttatttttatgctcTTTTGTAGAACACTCCGTTTCACTCATCACATTTTCGTATTCAGGAAGATATGGTGTCACTACTGTTGTATCATCTGTATTATTAAAGCATTCAATATCTGAATCAATTGGATTATCATCCGAATCTAgacaatttatatcaatatgaCAATTTTCTTCATCAAATATATCTACTATTTCTTcgaatttattttcacattGATTCTGATGCTGTAAAAATCTATCAAATGGATCTTGTTTAGAAGAGCCTGGTCTATGTAATGATTCAGTCGTAACAGTACATTGTTCTTCGTACAAATCGAgcaattctgaaaaaaatataataatggattacaattaataaattctttagcaTCCATAATAGCgcataatattgcaaaatgtaatacaacatttaagcaatattacaaaaatataatattatacaagatattgtgagaatatttcaaaacatatttaatatcataaaaatattttttataaatattttaaaataaaacacttaaattaatattgctttTCTACATTATacttcttatttgaaatatattgtgctaaaataatacatgttacatgatatataaatattttcactaaaatatttttaatattgaagtaAACTTCATGAACTTTCCGGAATATTTAAGATgcctataatatttatgtaataagaaattaaaatattttatatattatctgcatatttataacatttaaaatcagtattttctgatacaataattataaatgtataaaaataccattaaa contains these protein-coding regions:
- the LOC120359300 gene encoding uncharacterized protein LOC120359300; this translates as MVMYVNKKGINKSTYKQRCNILCEIFEKTESKLGCSSLLCNTTIEHISRQILKNYNPMFIERNICDQICINKQRTFAVLSIRLASLMHKSFNEEIIEDICLHSQRKCETAGCAGFVTKELSLQGEYILFEIYSDELENNEILLKRLPTTLLLSITNYEYKLHGIVAMKLPAITTRRSNDEIIGHYTAICYRQGTWVEYDDTAKSTKKLNNQKKFSPHLIMYVKNKIKDI
- the LOC120359299 gene encoding uncharacterized protein LOC120359299 → MMSERFKKHISELSNRQFRRRITSETEKVMRCIFENIKDNDDYDDRDEETRKELLDLYEEQCTVTTESLHRPGSSKQDPFDRFLQHQNQCENKFEEIVDIFDEENCHIDINCLDSDDNPIDSDIECFNNTDDTTVVTPYLPEYENVMSETECSTKEHKNKEIENTKEFLRNWKLRNNICHTAVTELLHHFKLHSCFQTLPIQSKTLMNTPRNKVNIISMVPGRYIHIGLQKGITETILNTNKELFLSGIEISIFIDGIPLFKSSASLWPIVGSVKNTSDIFLIGAYYGPEKPYDSNLYLSATVNDIKDVCQNGITIEGLHYNCRIVSVIADAPAKSYILNVKGHCGYYSCTKCHVKGKYAHRRVYMLNHEQLRNDFEFKNKTDPNYHLGHSILTDIPDFDIVNQIPLEYMHLICLGVMRKLLYLWLSNQNNHIL